One Thermodesulfovibrionales bacterium genomic window, CCGTATCTCATGCGCTATACTCCTCGACAACTGGCCCACGGCAGAAAGATGCTCTGCTTCACGAAGCCGTTCCTCAAGACGCTTGTTCTCACGGAGTCGCTGGACCATGAAGTTGAAGCTCTCGGTAAGCTCCCCGATCTCATCCTTTCGGTCTACGGGAAGGTTGAGGTCAAGATCGCCGGCAGCAACCTTTCGTGCGGCATCAACGACTTCATGAATCGGTTCTGTGTACCGCAGCGAGAGGAAGATAGCGATGCCCGTACCGATCGCAAAAACCAGGAGGGCCGCAAATATCCTCTTCACAAAGTTCTGTTTGAGCACCTGTGAGACATCATCGGCATTGATCTTCAGGTGGATATATCCATAATGGGCGCCTCCGGCAATAACGGGCACGATAACATTGTATGCCCTTCCTTCCTTCGATACCGGCTCGCCAACCTCGGCCTTGATAATGAGCTCCTTTTTTTTCGGAGTCAAGGGAGCACCGATCTTCGTCGGATTTGTACTGGCGATAATCTCGTCGGTGTTGCTGATGATCGAGATCTCATTGATGCCTTTCGATGTGAGATTCTTCAGGTATTGGGCAAGCCTACTTTCGTCCGTTGCTCCGCTCCCCGTCACCTCTTCAACACCGACCTGGATGGCCTTTGAAAGCTCAGCCGTCTGGTTGCCGAGTTCGTTCATCAACGCCTTCTCCGACTGCCAGTAAAGGAAAAAGAGAAAAACGAGGAGTATGGAGCTCAGAAAGAGCATCATGAAGATGAGTTTCTTGTTCAGTGAGAGACTGAGGAAGATCGTCTTAAACATAGGGATCGTCTCATCGTCTCCCTTACTGGAGGCCGATAAAGTCTTCCAGCGTCTTCCGGGAGCTCGCGGACATTTCGAGAAACGCTATCCCGACATCATAGAGTTCGGTTTCGGCCTCCGTGTTTCTTATACATGAGGCGATCCTCCCGAGAAAGGTGATGTCCCTGTTTCCGCCAATGACCAGGCACATCGAGAAGGTATCATCGACACGAAAGGGCCGCTCGGTTTCGAGGAGTACACCGCCCCGGCTGACATTCTTTACCTTACAGTTCAGAGCACTATTCAGGACAGCCTTCTCGGGAGATCTGACATCGAACCTCACGACTACCCTCTGCTCAGGAGATTTCCTATGTCGCTCGATGAAAAGAAGAATTTTTTCCCTCTCTTCTGGCTTCACATCTATAAATTTCAGTCCTGCCTTATAAATAGGCACGATGTCGCCCGTCGGACTCTTCTTACTCCCGCTGAGGATGGACCAGACGACCGTCCCCTTAAGAATGCAGGTGCTCCCCTTCTCCTCGATCTTTAGCGTATATTCCTTGCCGATATCGAGCCTTCCGCAGGCAAGGAGGGAAACGCCTCCCGTGCTCATATTAACGATCTCCACATCAGTAGCGGCGAGGATGACACCCTCTACCGTGAACATCTTATGATGCCTGCTGTCTTCCATAAGCTCCCCTAACCTAACACAAATTATTCCTCAATGCAACAGAAATGCACGGCTGATGCCGACTGAACAAGTCGACACCGTCAGGCAACCGGCGGGTCACATCTCCATGATCCGTTTTCTCAGTATGATAAGCTCAAAAGCGACGGCGGCTATGGAAGCCAGCCTGGACAGATACGCGATATTTGCATTGAGCACGGCGTTATTGCCGTT contains:
- a CDS encoding PilZ domain-containing protein, whose product is MEDSRHHKMFTVEGVILAATDVEIVNMSTGGVSLLACGRLDIGKEYTLKIEEKGSTCILKGTVVWSILSGSKKSPTGDIVPIYKAGLKFIDVKPEEREKILLFIERHRKSPEQRVVVRFDVRSPEKAVLNSALNCKVKNVSRGGVLLETERPFRVDDTFSMCLVIGGNRDITFLGRIASCIRNTEAETELYDVGIAFLEMSASSRKTLEDFIGLQ
- a CDS encoding ATP-binding protein; amino-acid sequence: MFKTIFLSLSLNKKLIFMMLFLSSILLVFLFFLYWQSEKALMNELGNQTAELSKAIQVGVEEVTGSGATDESRLAQYLKNLTSKGINEISIISNTDEIIASTNPTKIGAPLTPKKKELIIKAEVGEPVSKEGRAYNVIVPVIAGGAHYGYIHLKINADDVSQVLKQNFVKRIFAALLVFAIGTGIAIFLSLRYTEPIHEVVDAARKVAAGDLDLNLPVDRKDEIGELTESFNFMVQRLRENKRLEERLREAEHLSAVGQLSRSIAHEIRNPLNFISLSIDHIGTKYRPEQDDVAKDFVTLVSGIKHEIHRLNKLVTDFLDYGRPLKLNLRRMPINPLLHDIVGIIKAKADSERVVIDEDCAFSPDVTIDPELIKTCIMNVVLNAFQAMPEGGTLRIRTGRDNGKFFLSVSDTGKGVPRENLSRIFEPFYTTKSDGLGLGLATTKRIIEEHQGKIDFQSGEGKGSTVMITLPLS